A genomic stretch from Bacterioplanes sanyensis includes:
- a CDS encoding 3-hydroxyacyl-CoA dehydrogenase NAD-binding domain-containing protein — MTELFTYAIDSDGIATLVWDDPNAPVNAMSQAVMTALNRVITDLVNNAQVTGVVLTSGKKEFVVGADLKEILSWESGERERDIAVISEFIQSIHAVMRLMETAGKPFVAALNGSALGGGMEIALACHYRIAANQPKAKFGFPEVTLGLLPGAGGTQRLPRMIGVEAALPWLMQGLQTGAAQAQAAGLINEVVDATQLLAAAKQWLRDNPNAQQPWDQNKSTRHTVRLPGGEVQSAKISQVMMAAQAMLRKQTHGNYQAPQQILQTLYEGCQLPLEQALQLECRHFVQLLLSNQAKALIRTFFLGLQDVNKLKARPTDIARRQFANIGILGAGMMGAGIAYAASAKGLDVVLLDTSQVQADRGKDYTRRLLDKKIAAKKITEQHAKAQLTRIKTTSDYQDLSDCDLVIEAVFEDRAIKAKVTAQAEAVIGADTMFASNTSTLPISGLAAASQRPDQFIGLHFFSPVDKMPLVEIIVGEQTSQQSIAWALDFVQQLGKTPIVVNDSRGFYTSRVFKTYVLEGMALLKEGVSPALIENAGKMAGMPVGPLALSDEVSLELMDRISRQTQQDLGDAYVAHPGDEVVDFMVHHADRLGKKAGRGFYQYTDQGDKSLWPGLAEAYPVAVQQPTPAHVKQRLLYAQAVEALHCVSEGVISRPHEVDIGSIFGWGFAAHTGGILSFVETIEGMDTFIRNADALVEQGGDRFRVPHMLRELAETGGSFY, encoded by the coding sequence ATGACTGAACTATTCACCTACGCTATTGATAGCGACGGTATTGCAACCCTGGTGTGGGACGATCCTAATGCGCCGGTTAATGCCATGTCACAAGCCGTGATGACGGCGCTGAATCGTGTCATTACCGACTTGGTTAACAATGCCCAAGTAACCGGCGTGGTACTGACGTCGGGCAAAAAAGAATTTGTCGTCGGCGCTGATTTAAAAGAAATTCTGAGCTGGGAAAGCGGTGAGCGGGAGCGCGATATTGCTGTCATCAGCGAATTTATTCAAAGTATCCATGCCGTAATGCGACTCATGGAAACCGCGGGTAAACCTTTTGTTGCGGCATTAAATGGCTCAGCTCTAGGCGGCGGTATGGAAATAGCACTAGCCTGCCATTATCGCATTGCCGCCAATCAGCCCAAGGCGAAATTTGGCTTTCCGGAAGTGACGTTGGGGCTGTTGCCCGGCGCTGGTGGTACACAAAGATTGCCGCGCATGATCGGTGTCGAAGCGGCGTTGCCGTGGTTAATGCAAGGCTTGCAAACCGGCGCTGCGCAAGCTCAGGCAGCGGGTTTAATCAATGAGGTGGTGGATGCGACGCAACTGCTGGCAGCAGCGAAACAATGGCTGCGTGACAATCCTAATGCGCAGCAGCCTTGGGATCAGAACAAGTCGACTCGGCACACAGTACGTTTGCCGGGCGGTGAGGTGCAATCGGCAAAAATAAGCCAAGTAATGATGGCGGCTCAGGCCATGCTGCGCAAACAAACGCATGGCAACTACCAGGCTCCTCAGCAAATATTGCAAACCTTGTACGAAGGATGTCAGCTGCCGCTGGAGCAAGCCTTGCAGTTAGAATGCCGCCATTTTGTACAGTTGCTGCTCTCGAATCAGGCCAAAGCGCTGATTCGCACCTTTTTCCTGGGCCTGCAGGATGTTAATAAACTCAAGGCTCGGCCAACAGATATTGCACGACGTCAGTTCGCCAATATAGGAATCTTAGGGGCAGGCATGATGGGCGCTGGCATCGCCTACGCTGCCTCAGCCAAAGGCCTTGATGTGGTATTGCTGGACACCTCTCAGGTCCAAGCCGATCGCGGCAAAGACTACACGCGTCGATTATTGGATAAAAAAATCGCTGCCAAGAAAATTACTGAACAGCACGCCAAAGCACAACTAACTCGCATTAAAACCACCAGTGACTATCAGGATTTAAGCGATTGTGATTTGGTCATTGAAGCTGTGTTTGAAGATCGTGCCATCAAAGCCAAGGTCACGGCTCAGGCAGAAGCTGTGATCGGCGCCGATACCATGTTCGCCTCCAATACCTCGACATTACCCATTAGCGGGTTGGCAGCGGCAAGTCAGCGCCCAGACCAGTTTATTGGCCTGCACTTCTTTTCACCGGTGGACAAAATGCCTCTGGTGGAAATTATTGTCGGCGAGCAAACATCGCAGCAAAGCATTGCCTGGGCGTTGGATTTTGTGCAGCAATTGGGTAAAACGCCGATAGTAGTCAACGACAGTCGTGGCTTTTATACCTCACGGGTATTCAAAACCTACGTGCTGGAAGGCATGGCGCTGTTAAAAGAAGGTGTGTCCCCGGCGTTGATCGAAAATGCCGGTAAAATGGCCGGCATGCCGGTAGGACCACTGGCACTCAGTGACGAAGTGTCGCTGGAATTGATGGATCGCATCAGCCGCCAAACGCAGCAAGATTTAGGCGATGCCTATGTTGCGCACCCAGGCGATGAGGTGGTGGACTTTATGGTGCACCACGCCGATCGGCTGGGTAAAAAAGCCGGACGTGGTTTTTATCAGTACACAGATCAGGGGGATAAATCGCTATGGCCCGGCCTTGCTGAGGCGTACCCCGTCGCCGTACAGCAGCCAACGCCGGCTCACGTGAAGCAGCGCCTATTGTATGCTCAGGCGGTCGAGGCGTTACATTGCGTGTCTGAGGGCGTTATCAGTCGGCCACACGAAGTGGACATTGGCTCTATCTTTGGCTGGGGCTTTGCCGCCCACACTGGTGGCATTTTGTCTTTTGTCGAGACCATCGAAGGCATGGATACGTTTATTCGCAACGCTGATGCACTGGTCGAACAAGGCGGCGATCGTTTTCGTGTGCCGCACATGCTGCGCGAATTGGCAGAAACCGGAGGCAGCTTTTATTAG
- a CDS encoding ATP-dependent helicase, whose protein sequence is MSRQLTAHQQAVVAHRHGHAKVMAVAGSGKTTTLTHFIAARLQEGVSARRMLVLMYNKTAQQDFAQRLQQLLPQQALPEVRTFHALGLRLYQRLIQQGDLPAFDGKPLTSGEMEGVVWRLLQQLADDDTRQDILSQRKKWVEPALAFIDRVKASLDDPADVFEQLQLPSSCRLFIDTFHQFEQWRRQARRISFADMLYDPVMALHRNATLAAQFAGHMQWILVDEYQDINAIQQRLLELLHGNRGSVMVIGDPDQTIYEFRGSCPQFIVSEFDQRFSSSVTTYQLPDTFRYGHQLALMANHLIRHNQQRDDVLCLAHASTPKTQARLHLARYEPALLLKLIEQESEHHALQDMAIIHRVWALCAPIELALLQAKVPYQLHHSQSVLDRWELQIFWQLFEVAAGRFAERSREQRQQAWLNWLTTPFPKIRRAQLEQLASSLAPVEKDLAEALQQALPDNLNKWQTQQLLRRAEVLSSAEHITVKAHTLIEQYIDASDLYQGLADSAFSAQQIEDRTHTIRAFVRFLRDANLAADQAYDYLQQLRQQRLQQQQGDGIHLTSAHKSKGLEWDVVFIPGLNAHYFPYQPDGEFTSPTSVESERRLLYVAMTRAKQRLHLMAPAQADQTDKDKRPSRFQTEMRFLHSRALAQALNTGGKAQLAVHEGPPADWWSRYFAAIGTTPEWELDLSAPPAETIVARKPRPEPQTTRVVHATLGAGILVAEDDNYLRIRFADEQRDRLFKKPVALDQLDIQR, encoded by the coding sequence GTGTCGCGCCAACTCACTGCCCACCAACAAGCCGTCGTCGCCCATCGTCATGGACATGCCAAGGTCATGGCGGTGGCGGGTTCCGGTAAGACCACCACACTGACACACTTTATTGCTGCGCGCTTGCAAGAGGGTGTATCGGCGCGGCGTATGTTGGTATTGATGTACAACAAAACCGCGCAGCAGGACTTCGCACAGCGTCTACAGCAGTTACTGCCGCAGCAGGCATTGCCGGAAGTGCGCACCTTTCATGCGTTGGGACTGCGTTTGTATCAGCGCTTGATTCAGCAAGGCGATTTACCCGCCTTTGATGGCAAGCCGTTGACCTCGGGTGAAATGGAAGGCGTGGTGTGGCGGCTGCTGCAGCAGTTGGCGGACGACGATACGCGCCAGGATATTCTGTCCCAGCGTAAAAAGTGGGTGGAACCGGCGCTGGCCTTTATTGATCGTGTCAAAGCCAGCCTGGATGACCCGGCCGACGTGTTTGAGCAATTGCAGTTACCGAGCAGTTGTCGGCTGTTTATTGACACCTTTCACCAGTTTGAACAATGGCGCCGTCAGGCTCGCCGTATTTCTTTTGCCGATATGTTGTATGACCCGGTGATGGCGCTGCACCGCAATGCGACCTTGGCCGCTCAGTTTGCGGGCCATATGCAATGGATCTTGGTGGACGAATATCAGGACATCAATGCCATCCAGCAACGATTGCTGGAATTATTACACGGCAATCGTGGCTCGGTGATGGTGATTGGCGACCCGGATCAAACCATTTACGAATTTCGCGGCTCTTGTCCGCAATTTATTGTCAGTGAGTTTGACCAACGTTTTTCCTCCTCCGTCACCACTTATCAATTGCCCGATACGTTTCGCTATGGCCACCAGCTGGCGCTAATGGCCAATCATCTGATCCGCCACAACCAACAGCGTGACGACGTGTTATGTCTGGCGCACGCCAGCACACCCAAAACACAAGCTCGTTTGCACCTGGCGCGCTACGAGCCGGCTTTATTATTAAAATTGATCGAGCAGGAATCCGAACACCACGCATTGCAAGACATGGCCATTATTCATCGTGTGTGGGCATTGTGCGCACCGATAGAACTGGCATTGTTGCAAGCCAAGGTGCCGTATCAGCTGCATCATTCGCAGTCCGTATTGGATCGTTGGGAGCTGCAAATATTCTGGCAGCTATTTGAGGTGGCGGCCGGGCGCTTTGCTGAGCGCAGCCGTGAACAGCGCCAGCAAGCTTGGTTAAATTGGCTGACCACGCCATTTCCGAAAATACGCCGGGCACAACTGGAGCAGCTGGCCAGCAGTTTGGCGCCAGTCGAAAAAGATCTGGCTGAAGCGCTGCAACAAGCGTTACCGGACAACCTCAATAAGTGGCAAACACAGCAGCTGTTGCGTCGCGCCGAAGTGCTGAGCAGTGCCGAGCACATCACCGTCAAAGCCCACACGCTGATAGAGCAGTACATCGATGCCAGTGATTTGTACCAGGGGTTGGCAGACAGTGCATTTTCAGCGCAACAAATTGAAGACCGTACCCATACCATTCGTGCTTTTGTGCGCTTTTTACGCGATGCCAATTTAGCCGCTGATCAAGCCTATGATTACTTGCAGCAATTGCGCCAGCAACGCTTGCAACAGCAACAGGGCGACGGCATTCATCTGACCTCGGCGCACAAAAGTAAGGGCCTAGAATGGGATGTGGTATTTATTCCTGGCCTCAATGCACATTATTTTCCTTACCAGCCCGATGGTGAGTTTACCAGTCCGACCAGCGTGGAAAGCGAGCGCCGGTTATTGTATGTGGCGATGACACGCGCCAAACAGCGTTTGCATTTAATGGCGCCTGCGCAGGCCGATCAAACCGATAAAGACAAACGCCCCAGTCGTTTTCAAACGGAGATGCGCTTTTTGCACAGCCGTGCTTTGGCGCAGGCCCTTAACACTGGTGGCAAAGCACAGCTGGCGGTGCATGAAGGTCCGCCCGCGGACTGGTGGTCGCGCTATTTTGCCGCCATTGGCACCACGCCAGAATGGGAGCTTGACCTCAGCGCTCCGCCAGCGGAAACGATTGTGGCACGTAAGCCTCGGCCAGAACCGCAAACCACACGGGTGGTCCACGCGACGTTAGGTGCCGGTATTCTGGTGGCAGAAGATGACAATTACCTCAGAATCCGCTTTGCTGATGAACAGCGAGACCGTTTGTTTAAAAAACCAGTAGCACTGGACCAGCTGGACATTCAACGATGA
- a CDS encoding DUF4124 domain-containing protein — protein sequence MKKWLLQLFNGVLLAAVLLIALELFWLSSSVEQRQFIAQRLSLPLDPQQTPLLPQWLLPALPPTEHTASSQANTAEPVMSIQERVSQVVRRAAPVTDVCIKPPSQPLAETEKPAVYRWTDEHGKVHFGDQPKRAGDAQDLSDRYQQQGKGVRVTFEFPGWRGDAELTHQLRKQAELLHRVLIRFIEPAYWRQINLNLVVFHSQAAFDQYRDQQGHNDGWAAYYDGRENRAFLARQSGEHGLQHTLQVARHEMTHAMMMGMLGSTPIWLSEGVAQYLERLQWQLSSARIEPPLAELQQLQASGQDDFAQLLDVTHEDFNAEQQNENYQQSAAMTFFLFDHDEGKRWITHTLTSFARQPCRPLPAEQAFSAYPGGLAAVRQAYRQWLQAGRFNSHYY from the coding sequence ATGAAAAAATGGTTACTGCAGTTATTCAATGGAGTGTTATTAGCCGCGGTGCTGCTGATTGCGTTGGAGCTGTTTTGGCTGAGCAGCAGTGTCGAACAGCGCCAGTTCATTGCCCAACGCTTGTCACTGCCACTCGATCCACAGCAGACACCATTACTGCCACAGTGGCTGCTACCAGCTTTGCCACCGACTGAACACACAGCCTCCTCGCAGGCGAACACGGCAGAACCTGTGATGAGCATTCAAGAGCGGGTGAGCCAGGTGGTGCGCCGTGCTGCCCCGGTTACCGATGTGTGCATTAAACCGCCCAGCCAGCCATTGGCCGAGACGGAAAAACCCGCGGTGTACCGCTGGACCGACGAACACGGCAAGGTCCATTTTGGTGATCAGCCCAAGCGCGCCGGCGATGCGCAGGATCTTAGCGATCGCTATCAGCAGCAAGGTAAAGGCGTGCGTGTGACGTTCGAATTTCCGGGCTGGCGCGGTGATGCAGAGCTGACTCATCAGTTGCGCAAGCAAGCGGAGCTGCTGCATCGGGTACTGATTCGGTTTATTGAGCCTGCCTACTGGCGGCAAATTAATTTGAACCTGGTGGTGTTTCATAGCCAAGCCGCGTTTGATCAATATCGCGATCAGCAAGGTCATAACGACGGTTGGGCAGCCTATTATGACGGCCGCGAAAATCGCGCGTTTTTAGCCCGCCAAAGCGGTGAACATGGGCTGCAACACACCCTGCAAGTGGCACGTCATGAAATGACCCATGCGATGATGATGGGCATGCTGGGCAGTACCCCAATTTGGCTGTCGGAAGGGGTAGCGCAATATTTGGAGCGGCTGCAGTGGCAACTCAGCTCGGCGCGCATTGAACCGCCGCTGGCGGAGTTGCAGCAGCTGCAAGCTAGTGGCCAGGATGATTTTGCCCAGCTGCTCGATGTCACCCATGAAGACTTCAACGCCGAGCAGCAAAATGAGAACTATCAACAAAGCGCAGCGATGACCTTCTTCCTGTTTGACCACGACGAGGGCAAACGCTGGATAACCCACACGTTGACGAGCTTTGCTCGCCAGCCCTGTCGGCCATTGCCGGCCGAGCAAGCCTTTTCTGCTTACCCGGGCGGATTGGCGGCCGTGCGTCAGGCGTATCGTCAGTGGCTGCAAGCCGGTCGATTCAACAGCCACTACTACTGA
- a CDS encoding FKBP-type peptidyl-prolyl cis-trans isomerase, with product MTIAQHKVVTIHYKVVDVDSGETIDSSEGGEPMTYLHGAQNIIPGLENALEGKSVGDEFEVTVEPADAYGEHSDDRIQQVPMEAFEGVESIEPGMAFTAQTEEGPVNLIVTEVDEATVTVDANHPLAGKSLAFSVKVEAIRDASDEEKAHGHVH from the coding sequence ATGACCATTGCCCAGCACAAAGTTGTCACCATTCACTACAAAGTTGTGGATGTCGACAGCGGTGAAACCATTGACTCTTCTGAGGGCGGCGAGCCGATGACATACCTGCACGGCGCGCAGAACATTATTCCTGGCCTGGAAAACGCCCTGGAAGGCAAAAGCGTCGGTGATGAATTTGAAGTCACGGTAGAGCCGGCCGATGCCTATGGCGAGCACAGCGACGACCGCATCCAGCAAGTGCCAATGGAAGCGTTCGAAGGCGTTGAAAGCATCGAACCTGGTATGGCTTTTACCGCGCAAACGGAAGAAGGCCCAGTGAACTTGATCGTCACCGAAGTGGATGAAGCAACCGTAACCGTTGATGCTAACCACCCGCTGGCGGGCAAATCTTTGGCGTTCAGCGTTAAAGTTGAAGCCATTCGTGACGCCAGTGACGAAGAAAAAGCACACGGCCACGTGCACTAA
- a CDS encoding VRR-NUC domain-containing protein, whose amino-acid sequence MLSPAALQLSPTYYRDNFQQLANQAQRLYHDLLTQQERHWLAAYQRLPLAAQCLYVRLLSRKGQWFRRDKLHYDEIDEIDTAAQQLQEAGLIDIVTLKEIAADDSKLHTFNTQPSELLALFTKAELGQCLSVAGWRTMKREPLLQLVQQQWPENIEKLTHAPLFWVCSQDFLELLQLLFFGHLQQSLTDFVLSDLGIYRYEQYELSTAQRLFQQRQQLEAHWQFERWRQDLPELKSLSADALQDLLDSLPHAVDTTMARRVERIRLQLARQLERCGEATAALSYYQQCQRHPARERRLRILHQQKDPQRLELAQQMIEAPWSEEERVFTQRFVARMKSDPLAKMLEPAADISQQQLLLDEQGNTLWRERGVEFAALQSYVDEHGGSGFYIENTLFTAVFALTFWPVLFAAVPGAFFHPFQQRAADLYEADFRSRRQDIVAECEAVWQAGPDDWWSQLQQTWQEKNGLANPLLHWPALESCWQELLPLAVQRIPTAHWRSTFDFLWQDIRRHRSGMPDLIVFPPQGGYRLLEVKGPGDTLQPNQRAWFAQFARHDIPAMVLQVRSS is encoded by the coding sequence ATGTTATCTCCAGCTGCGCTGCAGCTCTCCCCCACGTATTATCGCGACAATTTTCAACAGCTGGCCAATCAGGCACAACGGCTGTATCACGATTTACTGACCCAACAGGAACGTCATTGGTTGGCGGCGTATCAGCGGTTACCGCTTGCGGCGCAATGTTTGTACGTTCGATTACTGTCTCGCAAAGGGCAGTGGTTTCGCCGCGATAAGTTGCACTACGACGAGATAGATGAAATCGATACGGCCGCACAGCAGTTGCAAGAAGCCGGTCTGATCGACATCGTCACCTTAAAAGAAATTGCAGCCGACGACTCTAAGTTACATACCTTCAATACTCAGCCATCTGAGTTGTTGGCTTTGTTTACCAAAGCAGAGTTGGGGCAGTGTTTGTCTGTGGCCGGTTGGCGCACGATGAAGCGTGAACCATTGCTGCAATTAGTGCAGCAGCAGTGGCCAGAAAATATTGAGAAACTAACACACGCACCGCTGTTTTGGGTGTGCAGTCAGGACTTTTTGGAGTTATTGCAGTTGCTGTTTTTCGGGCACTTGCAGCAAAGCCTGACCGACTTTGTGCTGAGTGATTTGGGCATTTATCGCTACGAGCAGTATGAGCTATCGACTGCGCAACGCTTGTTTCAACAGCGTCAACAGCTAGAAGCACACTGGCAATTTGAACGCTGGCGCCAGGACTTGCCGGAACTGAAATCTTTGTCCGCTGATGCCTTGCAAGATTTATTAGACTCGTTACCTCACGCGGTGGATACCACCATGGCCCGCAGGGTGGAGCGCATACGCTTGCAGTTAGCGCGTCAACTCGAACGCTGTGGTGAAGCAACAGCAGCTTTGAGTTATTACCAGCAGTGTCAGCGCCACCCGGCACGTGAACGACGCCTGCGTATTTTACATCAGCAAAAAGATCCGCAGCGCCTTGAGCTGGCACAACAAATGATCGAAGCGCCCTGGTCGGAAGAAGAGCGGGTTTTCACCCAGCGTTTTGTCGCGCGGATGAAATCCGATCCGCTGGCGAAGATGCTAGAGCCAGCAGCGGATATTTCACAACAGCAGTTACTGCTGGATGAGCAAGGGAATACGCTTTGGCGTGAGCGCGGTGTTGAGTTTGCCGCCTTGCAGTCCTATGTGGACGAACACGGCGGCAGTGGTTTTTATATCGAAAATACTCTATTTACTGCCGTGTTTGCATTGACGTTTTGGCCGGTATTATTTGCCGCTGTGCCCGGTGCTTTTTTTCACCCATTTCAGCAGCGGGCCGCCGATTTATACGAAGCGGATTTTCGGTCTCGCAGACAAGACATTGTTGCCGAGTGCGAAGCTGTGTGGCAGGCAGGTCCAGACGATTGGTGGTCACAGTTACAGCAAACATGGCAAGAAAAAAATGGCTTGGCCAATCCGCTGTTGCATTGGCCAGCATTGGAGTCGTGCTGGCAAGAATTACTGCCACTGGCAGTGCAGCGCATTCCAACCGCGCACTGGCGTAGCACCTTTGATTTTTTATGGCAGGATATACGCCGCCATCGCAGTGGCATGCCAGATTTAATTGTTTTTCCGCCGCAAGGTGGCTATCGATTGCTTGAAGTGAAAGGGCCGGGCGATACGTTGCAGCCGAATCAGCGTGCTTGGTTTGCACAGTTCGCCCGGCATGACATTCCCGCAATGGTGCTTCAGGTGCGCTCGTCCTGA
- a CDS encoding cyclophilin-like fold protein has protein sequence MTMIRLKFHSPDPQGQSKARHIRVALRRTPTADAILRALPFSAKVQTWGQEVMFDCPIRAHREDNAVNVVKAGDMAFWADGSCIAIGFGPTPISRYGEIRLASQCNIWGDALDDVSLLASIAAGTEVHVEHDQDERT, from the coding sequence ATGACCATGATCCGCCTTAAGTTCCACAGCCCTGATCCACAAGGTCAGTCCAAAGCCCGTCACATTCGCGTGGCGCTGCGCCGCACGCCGACGGCAGATGCCATTTTGCGGGCGCTGCCTTTTTCCGCCAAAGTGCAAACGTGGGGCCAGGAAGTCATGTTTGACTGTCCCATTCGTGCTCATCGAGAAGACAATGCCGTCAATGTGGTGAAGGCTGGCGACATGGCGTTTTGGGCCGACGGCAGTTGCATTGCCATCGGTTTTGGCCCGACGCCTATCTCCCGCTATGGCGAAATTCGCTTGGCCAGTCAGTGCAATATTTGGGGCGATGCGTTGGATGACGTCAGCTTGTTAGCGTCCATTGCCGCGGGCACAGAAGTGCACGTCGAGCACGATCAGGACGAGCGCACCTGA
- a CDS encoding 2-isopropylmalate synthase produces the protein MNTQVTLPRQQRKQFDHRRYRRFAAIDKADRRWPGQHIEAAPQWCSVDLRDGNQALIEPMTVEQKQHMWQLLLNLGFKQIEVGFPAASQPDYDFVRWLIEHNQIPDDVTIQVLVQARDELIERTFEALQGARKAIVHLYNSTSPVQRERVFCLDKDGIVDIARRGAHKVKTEAQRYPATEWVFQYSPESFSTTEIDFAVEICNTVIDVWQPKVDDKVIINLPATVEASLPNAFADMVEYFCDHVQHRDCLVISIHTHNDRGCAVAAAELALLAGADRIEGTLLGNGERTGNMDIVTMAMNLYSQGIDPELDFSNPDDVIATVEACTRIKTHPRHPWVGELVYTAFSGSHQDAIRKCLTQQDDDEPWDVAYLPIDPQDLGRSYQSVIRVNSQSGKGGAAYLLEQQLGIELPRWLQVELAAPVQQLAERQQGELEAQQVLKLFRQHFMPRDGRFHLAGYQVDRQGSRHHIQASISDEHDMLLIHGHGNGAISAFADAMHKATGIDIQVLQFEEQATEHGSDAAAMAMVQASVRGTRACGVAKDQDTLAASLQAILRAVNSAVAQ, from the coding sequence ATGAACACCCAGGTAACTCTGCCACGCCAACAGCGCAAGCAGTTTGATCATCGCCGCTACCGCCGCTTTGCGGCAATCGATAAAGCGGATCGCCGCTGGCCGGGCCAGCATATTGAAGCAGCGCCACAATGGTGCTCCGTTGATCTGCGCGACGGTAACCAGGCTCTGATCGAGCCAATGACCGTTGAGCAAAAACAGCACATGTGGCAACTACTGCTGAACCTGGGCTTTAAACAAATCGAAGTGGGCTTTCCCGCCGCCTCGCAGCCTGATTACGATTTTGTGCGCTGGTTGATCGAGCACAACCAAATTCCTGACGATGTCACCATTCAGGTATTGGTACAGGCGCGTGATGAATTAATTGAGCGCACTTTTGAAGCCTTACAAGGCGCGCGCAAGGCCATCGTGCACCTGTATAACTCGACCTCACCGGTGCAGCGCGAGCGCGTGTTCTGCCTCGACAAAGACGGCATTGTCGACATTGCCCGCCGAGGTGCGCACAAGGTCAAAACCGAAGCACAGCGCTATCCGGCGACCGAGTGGGTATTCCAGTATTCACCAGAAAGTTTTTCCACCACCGAAATAGATTTTGCGGTAGAAATTTGCAACACAGTGATCGATGTGTGGCAGCCAAAAGTTGATGACAAGGTAATTATTAATTTACCGGCCACCGTCGAAGCCAGCTTGCCCAATGCGTTTGCCGATATGGTCGAATACTTTTGCGACCATGTGCAGCACCGCGACTGCCTAGTGATTAGTATTCACACCCACAATGACCGTGGCTGTGCCGTGGCGGCCGCCGAGCTGGCACTGTTAGCCGGCGCCGACCGCATCGAGGGCACCTTACTCGGTAATGGTGAGCGCACCGGTAATATGGACATTGTCACTATGGCGATGAACCTTTATAGCCAAGGCATCGACCCGGAGCTGGATTTCAGCAACCCAGACGACGTTATTGCCACGGTAGAAGCTTGCACCCGCATCAAAACTCATCCGCGTCATCCCTGGGTCGGCGAGCTGGTGTACACCGCCTTTTCCGGCAGCCATCAAGACGCCATTCGTAAATGCCTGACACAGCAAGACGATGATGAGCCGTGGGATGTGGCGTATCTGCCCATCGACCCACAAGATTTGGGGCGCAGCTATCAATCCGTGATTCGTGTGAACAGCCAATCGGGCAAAGGCGGCGCGGCGTATTTGTTAGAGCAACAACTGGGCATTGAGCTGCCGCGCTGGCTGCAGGTGGAACTGGCTGCACCGGTGCAACAATTAGCAGAACGACAACAAGGCGAACTGGAAGCACAGCAAGTGCTCAAGCTGTTTCGGCAACATTTTATGCCACGCGACGGACGCTTTCATTTGGCCGGTTACCAGGTTGATCGCCAAGGCAGCCGCCATCACATTCAGGCGTCCATCAGCGATGAACACGACATGCTGCTGATTCACGGACACGGCAATGGTGCCATCAGCGCCTTTGCTGACGCCATGCACAAAGCCACGGGCATTGATATTCAAGTGCTGCAATTTGAAGAACAAGCCACCGAGCATGGCTCCGACGCAGCGGCCATGGCCATGGTCCAGGCCAGTGTGCGCGGCACCCGAGCCTGTGGCGTTGCCAAAGATCAGGACACCCTGGCCGCATCGCTGCAAGCAATCTTGCGGGCAGTAAACTCAGCGGTCGCACAATAA
- a CDS encoding Lrp/AsnC family transcriptional regulator: MGKSLSLPKLDRTDRRILHLLQQDGSLSNLQLAERIGLSPSPCSRRVKALQDSGLIEGYRAHLDARLLGLDLMALVHISMDRHTPERFEQFEQAVTQCANVLECYLITGQSADYVLKVLVEDMDAYQELLLGTLTRIEGVTGVHSSFVMRRIIDRSALPL; encoded by the coding sequence ATGGGTAAGTCACTCAGCCTGCCTAAACTGGATCGCACCGACCGGCGCATTTTGCATCTGCTGCAGCAAGATGGCAGTTTATCGAACCTGCAATTGGCCGAGCGCATCGGCCTGTCGCCGTCGCCGTGTTCGCGGCGGGTCAAAGCACTGCAAGACAGCGGTTTGATCGAGGGGTATCGGGCGCACCTGGACGCCCGCCTGTTGGGGTTGGATCTGATGGCGTTGGTGCACATCAGCATGGATCGCCACACCCCGGAACGCTTTGAGCAGTTTGAACAGGCCGTCACGCAATGCGCCAACGTGCTGGAGTGTTACCTGATTACCGGGCAGTCGGCGGACTACGTATTGAAAGTGCTGGTGGAAGATATGGACGCCTATCAGGAGTTGCTGTTGGGCACTTTGACCCGCATTGAGGGCGTCACTGGCGTGCATTCCAGCTTTGTGATGCGCCGCATTATTGACCGATCCGCTTTGCCACTTTAA